The DNA region GCCACGCCGTCGAAGTCGGCGTCACCCTCGAGCGTGCCGTCGTCGCGCCGGTTGATGCCGACGTCGATCACCGCGGCGCCCGGCCGGACCATGTCGGCCGTCAGGGTGCGCGACACGCCGGTCGCGACCACGACGATGTCCGCGGTGCGGGTGTGCGCGGCGAGGTCCCGCGTGCCGGTGTGACAGATCGTCACCGTGGCGTTCGCGCCCTCGCCCCGGGTCGTCAGGAGCATGGCGAGCGGCCGCCCGACGAGCTGCGACCGGCCGATGACGACCACATCAGCACCGTTGATCTCGATGCCCGCCGTGCGCAACAGCACCTGGCAGCCCAACGGCGTCGCCGGGACGAACCGCGGGTCGCCGCGCAGCAGGCGGCCGGCGTTGTCGGGGTGCAGCCCGTCGACGTCCTTGAGCGGATCGACCCGTTCCTGCGCGGTGACCGCGTCGAGCTGCGCCGGTAGCGGCATCTGGACGATGATGCCGTGCACGTGCGGGTCCGCGTTGAGCCGGTCGATCTCACCGTGCAGGTGGTCCTGGGTTGCGTCGGCCGGTAGGCGGACGCCGTGGGACGTCATGCCGACGCGCTCGCACATGCGCTCCTTCTGCCCGACGTAGACGTGGCTCGCCGGGTCGTCACCGACCAGGATCGCGGCGAGACCGGGCACGACGCCGGTCCTCGCCAGCTCCGCGGTCTCCGCGGCGATGCGTTCACGCTCGGCGGCCGCTGTCGCCCTGCCGTCGATGAGCCGTGCAGTCATCCGTGCTCCTGCGTCCTGCGGGTCCTGCGATGGGCGACACACGCTACCGGCTCGCACCGCCGGCTGCCTCCCCGCCGTCGGTGCCGTCAGCCGCGGCCGCGTCCGCATCGGCCGCCCGAAGCGCGTCGTTGACCGCTGCCACGATCCGGACGAGCGCCCTGGCGAAGACCCCGACGACCCAGACCGGTACCAGCAGGGCACTGGCCACGGTCAACCGCTGCGTTCCATCGCCGGCGGTCGCAACGGCGAACCACGTCAGGGCGAGTGCGCAGATGACGGCGACCCCCGCGATCTGGCCGACGGTGCCCACCACCACCATGAGGGGGCCATAGCCCAGCAGCGCCCCGAGGACGGGCGCGAGGGGTAGCAGCTGTGCACCGTGCACTGTCGCGGTCAGCCGTTCCCGCACGTCGTCGTCGGCATCGAGGGTGCGCGCCAGCCAGCGCGCCACGGCCAG from Euzebyales bacterium includes:
- a CDS encoding bifunctional 5,10-methylenetetrahydrofolate dehydrogenase/5,10-methenyltetrahydrofolate cyclohydrolase gives rise to the protein MTARLIDGRATAAAERERIAAETAELARTGVVPGLAAILVGDDPASHVYVGQKERMCERVGMTSHGVRLPADATQDHLHGEIDRLNADPHVHGIIVQMPLPAQLDAVTAQERVDPLKDVDGLHPDNAGRLLRGDPRFVPATPLGCQVLLRTAGIEINGADVVVIGRSQLVGRPLAMLLTTRGEGANATVTICHTGTRDLAAHTRTADIVVVATGVSRTLTADMVRPGAAVIDVGINRRDDGTLEGDADFDGVAEVAGAITPVPGGVGPMTVTMLLHNTLLAARLQAHAAAHV